A window of Dorea formicigenerans contains these coding sequences:
- a CDS encoding ATP-binding protein has translation MKLIKILSDRIQIRTTQGEFENIRINDLVSISDDTVELVTMVTSVTESESEAGFADDDEPLLGGVDMKVIECSIIGSVHDGKFSNAIDKYPVTNVKVEEITAEEFKKMIAYANGKGFQIGKYAAYNCPAWVNGNRFFQRHACIVGNTGSGKSETVAKILENVSKLKAGNIVVFDIHGEYAQLSYARNIKIGKGFTFPVWLFGLSGMTSNILKIKGETSIVVMSAIRKAYYKICPGGREDRPVYFDYDLMLKELIQMNTEEILTGEIYKTGDKAGTPKTVKGEFYGKLTGVINSMNDKKHDRRYSFLFEERPQEYLIQVIHDIMDNDKPVKNIDLSDIPHDVAIPLIGVITTLIYGIQRSFQISDITPVTLVCDEAHVYIPNGIQLSASERRMTETFEEIAKEGRKFGISLFVASQRPSELNKTIMAQCANFIVSKLNNENDKSMIKGMLPDGSESVVSTTTTFNPGEVLIIGDAVPIPLKIQVTLAKERPQSKTIEFWDKWNKKAEMNLTEGIREYVSI, from the coding sequence GTGAAATTAATCAAGATATTGAGTGACCGGATACAGATCCGCACCACTCAGGGAGAATTTGAGAATATCAGAATTAATGACCTGGTATCTATTTCTGATGATACTGTGGAGTTGGTCACAATGGTGACCTCAGTCACAGAGTCAGAAAGTGAAGCGGGATTTGCGGATGATGACGAACCCCTGCTCGGCGGAGTCGATATGAAGGTTATTGAGTGTTCTATTATAGGAAGTGTTCATGACGGAAAATTCAGCAATGCGATTGACAAGTACCCGGTTACGAACGTAAAGGTAGAAGAGATTACGGCAGAAGAATTTAAGAAGATGATTGCATATGCGAATGGCAAAGGGTTTCAAATTGGAAAATATGCTGCATATAACTGTCCAGCGTGGGTCAATGGTAATCGGTTCTTTCAGAGGCATGCCTGTATTGTTGGAAACACCGGTTCCGGAAAATCAGAGACAGTAGCCAAGATATTAGAGAATGTCAGCAAGCTTAAGGCAGGAAACATTGTAGTATTTGATATTCATGGTGAATATGCGCAGCTGTCATATGCACGGAACATCAAGATAGGAAAGGGTTTTACTTTTCCAGTATGGCTGTTTGGACTGTCGGGGATGACAAGTAATATCTTGAAGATTAAAGGTGAGACATCCATAGTAGTGATGTCGGCAATCCGGAAAGCTTATTATAAAATATGTCCAGGAGGAAGAGAAGACCGCCCGGTATATTTTGATTATGACCTGATGCTTAAGGAGCTGATCCAGATGAATACAGAAGAAATATTGACTGGAGAAATCTACAAGACCGGGGACAAGGCGGGAACGCCTAAGACTGTAAAAGGGGAATTCTACGGGAAACTGACCGGAGTAATAAACAGCATGAACGATAAGAAGCATGACCGGAGATATTCTTTCCTATTTGAAGAAAGACCGCAGGAATACCTGATTCAAGTCATCCATGACATTATGGACAATGATAAGCCGGTCAAGAATATTGACCTGTCAGACATTCCGCATGATGTAGCAATCCCGTTGATTGGAGTCATCACGACACTGATTTATGGAATACAGAGAAGCTTCCAGATATCAGATATCACGCCTGTTACATTGGTATGTGATGAAGCACATGTATATATACCAAACGGGATTCAGCTTTCTGCATCTGAGAGAAGAATGACAGAGACTTTTGAAGAAATAGCGAAAGAGGGAAGAAAGTTCGGAATCTCGCTGTTCGTTGCGAGTCAGAGACCTTCGGAACTTAATAAAACGATTATGGCACAATGTGCCAATTTCATTGTATCTAAGCTGAACAATGAAAATGATAAGAGCATGATCAAGGGAATGCTTCCGGACGGAAGTGAAAGTGTTGTGAGCACTACGACAACATTTAATCCGGGAGAGGTCCTAATCATAGGTGATGCGGTACCGATTCCACTTAAGATACAGGTAACTCTTGCAAAAGAACGTCCACAGTCCAAGACAATTGAGTTCTGGGATAAATGGAACAAGAAGGCAGAAATGAATCTGACAGAGGGGATTCGGGAATATGTAAGCATTTAA
- a CDS encoding PD-(D/E)XK nuclease-like domain-containing protein encodes MKLNQDNYYSVEANQQFFSVSQYKDFMKCEAMALAKIRGEYRPAMTKAMLTGSFVDTYFEGTLDSFMKEHPEVFTRKKELRSEYRKANEIIQRVTEDKLFAQFMSGEKQRIMTFEMFGVPWKMKMDSYLPGICITDLKVVVNFRSLPLWRYDLQGAVYQEGVRLNTGEQLPFYLAVATKERVTDLDIFQITQPVLDIALREVEINIQHFMRVKEGLEDPSCCGKCDYCKGIKGAKIRDYSELLEGIR; translated from the coding sequence ATGAAGCTGAATCAAGATAATTATTATTCTGTGGAAGCTAATCAGCAGTTCTTTTCTGTATCACAGTACAAGGACTTCATGAAATGTGAGGCTATGGCGCTTGCTAAGATACGGGGCGAGTATCGGCCAGCAATGACCAAGGCCATGCTGACGGGCTCTTTTGTGGACACTTATTTTGAAGGAACATTAGACAGCTTCATGAAAGAGCACCCGGAAGTATTTACGAGAAAGAAGGAACTTCGGAGCGAATACCGGAAAGCAAATGAAATCATCCAGAGGGTGACAGAGGACAAGCTGTTCGCGCAGTTCATGTCCGGAGAGAAACAGCGGATCATGACTTTTGAAATGTTCGGAGTTCCCTGGAAGATGAAAATGGACAGTTATCTGCCAGGCATCTGTATTACAGACCTTAAAGTGGTAGTGAATTTCAGGTCGCTGCCGCTTTGGAGATATGACCTGCAGGGAGCAGTGTATCAGGAGGGCGTCCGGCTGAATACCGGGGAGCAGCTGCCATTCTATCTTGCGGTGGCGACCAAAGAGCGGGTAACGGACCTTGATATCTTCCAGATCACACAGCCGGTGCTGGATATCGCTCTCCGGGAAGTAGAAATAAATATTCAGCATTTTATGCGGGTGAAAGAAGGATTGGAAGATCCGTCTTGTTGTGGAAAATGTGATTACTGCAAAGGAATCAAAGGAGCGAAAATCAGAGACTACAGCGAATTATTGGAGGGAATAAGGTGA
- a CDS encoding helix-turn-helix domain-containing protein, which yields MVGLKIKEYLDENGIKYSYLSERAGMPMNILSPTLNGKRKMSAEEYFMICEILGLPAETFAPDKKVSKQSE from the coding sequence ATGGTAGGACTTAAGATAAAAGAATACCTAGATGAAAATGGTATTAAGTACTCTTATTTATCAGAGAGAGCAGGGATGCCAATGAATATTCTTAGTCCGACGCTAAATGGAAAAAGAAAAATGAGCGCAGAAGAGTATTTTATGATTTGCGAAATACTTGGATTGCCAGCAGAAACATTTGCACCAGATAAAAAAGTGAGCAAGCAAAGTGAGTAG
- a CDS encoding helix-turn-helix domain-containing protein: MSDNIKETVAKNLLYYRKKNKITQKELAEKLGVKHNAISSWENGVNSIDIDTLFQICKIFGISVNDMYASPFHQLSSLKNIDVSKFDTAKVVSIENLFSTLKELSIENLNKVNIYVENLLTNQQMEEALTVQAAHGRTDIKVTDEMNQHDDDIMDDKNF, encoded by the coding sequence ATGAGTGATAATATAAAAGAAACAGTTGCAAAAAATTTACTTTACTATAGAAAGAAAAATAAAATAACTCAAAAAGAACTTGCCGAAAAACTTGGAGTTAAACATAATGCTATTTCTTCATGGGAAAATGGAGTTAATTCCATTGACATAGATACTCTTTTCCAAATTTGCAAAATATTCGGAATTTCTGTCAATGATATGTATGCATCACCTTTTCACCAATTAAGTAGTTTAAAAAATATAGATGTATCGAAATTTGATACCGCAAAAGTCGTATCAATAGAAAACTTGTTTTCCACACTAAAAGAGCTATCTATTGAAAATTTAAATAAAGTAAACATTTATGTAGAAAATCTTCTCACCAATCAGCAGATGGAAGAAGCCCTTACCGTCCAAGCAGCTCACGGACGTACAGATATAAAAGTAACTGACGAAATGAACCAGCACGATGATGATATTATGGATGATAAAAATTTCTAG
- a CDS encoding ImmA/IrrE family metallo-endopeptidase, with product MNPYEILLDNAYNDGMLVKEKPLQGSDGRIKGNKIAIREDMTILEKTCALAEELGHHETSVGNILDMDSVQNRKQERQARFHGYNRLIGLTGLIRAYEHGCTNRYETAEYLEVTEEFLEECISCYREKYGVYKIVDNYIIYFIPNLAVFKQI from the coding sequence TTGAATCCTTACGAAATACTTTTAGACAATGCCTACAATGATGGAATGCTGGTAAAGGAAAAGCCCCTCCAAGGAAGTGACGGAAGAATTAAGGGAAACAAGATTGCCATCCGAGAAGACATGACCATTCTGGAAAAGACCTGTGCCCTTGCCGAAGAGCTTGGACATCATGAAACGTCTGTCGGAAATATTCTTGATATGGATTCCGTACAGAACCGTAAACAAGAACGTCAAGCAAGATTTCACGGATATAATCGCTTGATTGGTCTTACTGGTCTGATTAGAGCCTATGAGCATGGCTGTACGAACAGATATGAGACTGCCGAATATCTGGAAGTAACTGAGGAATTCTTAGAAGAATGTATCTCATGTTATCGTGAGAAGTATGGAGTATATAAGATTGTAGATAATTATATTATCTATTTCATTCCGAACTTGGCAGTATTTAAACAGATATAA
- a CDS encoding Uma2 family endonuclease, with product MPLPKSNTYTIDDIYALPEGQRAELIDGQIYDMAPPSPMHQELVMELSATLRDYIKKNGGPCKVYPAPFAVFLNEDDRNYVEPDISVICDSSKVDNRGYQGAPDFIIEIVSPSSQRMDYLTKLFKYRTAGVREYWIVNPLQRTVQVYSFEGTEDSTQYSFDDEITVTIYGDLKICVANLLK from the coding sequence ATGCCATTGCCAAAATCAAACACATATACGATTGATGACATCTATGCTCTCCCGGAGGGACAGCGCGCGGAATTAATTGACGGACAGATCTATGATATGGCTCCACCAAGTCCGATGCATCAGGAACTTGTAATGGAACTTTCTGCTACTCTCAGAGATTACATCAAAAAGAATGGTGGACCATGCAAAGTCTACCCTGCTCCGTTTGCTGTATTTTTAAATGAAGACGACCGCAATTATGTGGAACCGGATATCTCTGTTATTTGTGATTCTTCCAAGGTTGATAACAGAGGATACCAGGGAGCTCCGGACTTCATCATTGAAATTGTTTCTCCGAGCAGTCAGCGCATGGATTATCTGACAAAACTTTTTAAGTATCGTACTGCAGGTGTTCGTGAATATTGGATTGTCAATCCATTGCAACGCACTGTACAGGTATATTCATTTGAAGGTACCGAGGATTCCACCCAATACTCCTTTGATGATGAAATTACAGTTACGATCTATGGTGACCTTAAGATTTGTGTTGCAAATCTGCTGAAGTAA
- the dinD gene encoding DNA damage-inducible protein D: MDDFESKLTELHDRVIGNALSDEERANYSESLFDSIKHENESGEEFWYARELQVALEYTEWRNFSKVIERAKSSCQNSGNPISDHFVEVNKIVKAGATTKDIGDIELSRYACYLIVQNGDSRKKVIALGQTYFAVKTRQQELIENFDNLTEEKKRLAIRGEMISHNKSLAEAAKMAGISDPRDYAIFQNKGYKGLYGGLGVKEIHARKGLKKNQKILDHMGSTELAANLFRATQTDEKLRRDHIIGKEEANQTHFDVGQKVRQTIKDLGGTMPEDLPTPKKSIKQIEREQQNLKE, from the coding sequence ATGGACGATTTTGAAAGTAAGTTAACTGAATTACATGATCGAGTTATCGGAAATGCATTATCTGATGAAGAACGTGCAAATTATAGTGAATCACTTTTTGACTCTATCAAACACGAAAATGAATCAGGTGAAGAATTTTGGTATGCGCGCGAGTTACAAGTCGCTTTAGAGTATACGGAATGGCGTAATTTTTCTAAAGTAATCGAACGTGCAAAAAGTTCTTGTCAAAACAGTGGAAATCCTATATCTGACCATTTTGTTGAGGTCAACAAAATCGTGAAAGCCGGCGCAACTACAAAAGATATTGGTGATATCGAATTATCCCGATACGCTTGTTATTTAATTGTACAAAATGGTGATTCTCGTAAAAAGGTAATTGCTCTTGGCCAGACTTATTTTGCAGTTAAAACCAGACAGCAAGAGTTAATTGAAAACTTTGATAATCTTACTGAAGAGAAAAAGAGATTAGCAATCCGTGGTGAAATGATTTCACATAATAAATCTCTTGCTGAAGCTGCAAAAATGGCTGGTATCAGCGACCCAAGAGACTATGCTATTTTTCAAAACAAAGGATACAAGGGATTATATGGCGGATTAGGTGTAAAAGAAATACATGCTCGAAAAGGATTAAAGAAAAACCAGAAGATTTTGGATCACATGGGGAGCACCGAATTAGCAGCCAATCTTTTCCGTGCAACACAGACCGATGAAAAGCTTCGACGTGATCATATTATTGGGAAAGAAGAGGCTAATCAAACCCATTTTGATGTTGGTCAAAAGGTTCGCCAAACAATCAAAGATCTGGGAGGCACTATGCCTGAAGATCTACCAACTCCAAAGAAAAGTATTAAACAAATTGAAAGAGAACAACAAAATTTAAAAGAATAA
- a CDS encoding recombinase family protein yields MKLERCAIYIRVSTAEQMMHGKSLEAQREYLEAYSREHNMVVAGVYADEGKTARKELKKRKAIHALLEDVKAGKIDVILFWRLDRWFRNLSDFYKVQDILDEYHVRWISTSEPGINMETRDGRLQLNVVLSIGQNEVDTTSERIKFVNEASIRQGKLIFGDANMGYGYKSGTVDGVKCMIKDPEREEAVNAFYQYFFKHQSKTGALKYIQENYDPDFSYSSMRTLLSSEFYKGTYRGAPYCPAYLSTEDWDRLQKISDKNIKVNRSNRVYLFSGLIYCPNCNNLLSGCGCSSIINRKTGAKRTYCYYRCNKAYMDNHCNYRHRLSQNLVESYLLEHLEDEYQRYHVRSGQIREKQKKEKKIKTPEKLRSELERLNLLFQKGRVEWEYYNKEYSRIEYELKEALAIQPEIERDVSYVNEIIQSDFRSMYAKLSLENRRAFWRSIVSDIHVAKDSTVKEVNFL; encoded by the coding sequence ATGAAATTAGAACGCTGTGCTATCTATATCCGAGTATCTACTGCAGAGCAGATGATGCACGGAAAATCCCTGGAAGCACAAAGAGAATATTTGGAAGCTTATTCCAGGGAACATAACATGGTTGTTGCAGGAGTCTATGCTGATGAAGGTAAGACTGCCCGGAAAGAATTGAAAAAGAGAAAAGCTATCCATGCATTATTGGAGGATGTGAAAGCAGGGAAAATAGATGTTATTCTCTTTTGGAGGCTTGACCGGTGGTTCCGTAATCTGTCTGACTTCTACAAAGTCCAGGATATCTTGGACGAATATCACGTTCGCTGGATCTCTACCAGTGAGCCAGGCATCAACATGGAGACCAGAGATGGAAGACTGCAGCTTAACGTCGTTCTGTCCATTGGCCAGAATGAAGTTGATACTACCAGTGAACGTATCAAGTTCGTCAACGAAGCCTCTATCCGGCAAGGTAAGTTAATCTTCGGTGATGCCAATATGGGATACGGCTATAAGTCCGGTACTGTCGATGGAGTCAAATGTATGATTAAGGATCCTGAACGTGAAGAGGCTGTAAACGCATTCTATCAATACTTTTTCAAGCACCAGAGCAAGACCGGAGCATTGAAATATATCCAGGAAAATTATGATCCGGATTTCAGTTACAGTAGTATGAGGACGCTTCTGTCCAGCGAATTCTACAAAGGTACTTACCGCGGAGCTCCATACTGCCCTGCTTACTTGTCAACTGAGGACTGGGATAGACTACAAAAGATTTCCGACAAAAACATTAAAGTCAACCGTTCCAATAGAGTATACCTGTTTTCCGGACTGATTTACTGCCCAAATTGTAACAATCTCCTGTCCGGTTGCGGTTGCTCTTCTATTATTAACCGGAAGACCGGTGCCAAACGCACGTACTGCTATTACCGGTGCAACAAAGCTTACATGGATAATCACTGCAATTACCGGCACAGGCTCAGTCAGAATCTTGTGGAGTCTTATCTTTTGGAGCATTTGGAAGATGAATATCAGAGATACCACGTCCGTTCCGGACAGATACGTGAAAAGCAGAAGAAAGAAAAGAAAATAAAGACACCGGAGAAGCTCCGATCAGAATTGGAACGATTAAATCTCCTGTTTCAAAAAGGTCGTGTGGAATGGGAATATTATAACAAAGAATACTCTCGAATTGAATACGAATTAAAAGAAGCGTTGGCTATCCAGCCAGAAATAGAACGAGACGTCTCTTATGTAAATGAAATCATACAGTCAGACTTCCGCTCTATGTATGCAAAGCTCTCTTTGGAGAACCGCAGAGCATTCTGGCGGTCCATTGTATCAGATATACATGTGGCGAAAGACTCCACTGTGAAAGAAGTGAATTTTTTATAA
- a CDS encoding TetR/AcrR family transcriptional regulator, translating into MQQKDRKQMYRQQTMSYFINAALEIIEEEGIDSLSIRKTAEKAGYNSATLYHYFSDFEELRIFSAMKYLDQYAKDLPAYLEPVTRPLERYLKIWECFCLHSFSHPDIFWLLFFKHADTNWDFSYYFHAYYDIFPESWSEDAANYKNMLSSANFSEREFLSLTDSLNKENIFLPESDIHNLATMNIMLYRGMLETLREDSEYLTIEEATATTVSFIRRALTSYNIDLD; encoded by the coding sequence ATGCAACAAAAAGATCGTAAACAAATGTACAGACAGCAAACTATGAGCTACTTCATCAATGCTGCATTGGAGATCATTGAAGAAGAAGGCATCGACAGCTTGTCTATTCGTAAAACTGCAGAAAAAGCCGGCTATAACAGTGCGACTCTTTATCATTATTTTTCAGATTTTGAAGAACTGAGAATTTTTTCAGCTATGAAATATCTGGATCAATATGCTAAGGATCTGCCAGCCTACTTAGAACCGGTTACAAGGCCACTTGAAAGATATCTGAAAATTTGGGAATGCTTCTGTCTCCACTCCTTCTCACATCCAGACATTTTCTGGCTGCTATTTTTTAAGCATGCAGATACGAACTGGGATTTTTCCTACTATTTTCACGCTTATTATGATATTTTTCCTGAAAGTTGGAGTGAAGATGCTGCAAATTACAAAAATATGCTTTCATCTGCTAATTTCTCAGAACGTGAATTTTTATCATTGACTGATTCTTTGAATAAAGAGAATATTTTTCTCCCGGAATCAGACATTCACAATCTGGCAACAATGAATATTATGCTTTATCGTGGTATGTTAGAGACATTACGGGAAGACTCTGAATATTTGACAATTGAAGAAGCGACTGCGACAACTGTTTCGTTTATCCGCAGAGCGCTTACATCCTATAATATTGATTTAGATTAA
- a CDS encoding BCCT family transporter, which yields MGEKKGKNTVFYVSLIIVGIIAVWSVAFNDSFTVVANAAFKVLTTDFGWLYLISMIIFFGFIVYFAFGKYGKIRLGSDDSRPEYSNITWFGLLFGCGMGVGLVFWGVAEPLTYYLNPTDGIEAASQASANFAFENFFMHWGILPWANYAVIGLALAYFMFRKNKKGLLSVMLEPLIGEKLANGWLGKVVDILGVFATVAGVVTSLGLGTLQINAGFNYLFGVPINLVVEIIIIIIVSFLYIGSAVSGLDKGIKIISDTNLYVAIGLLAVCFIVGPKVETLNAFVNGMGQYIGNFIPTALKINSYSDNSWFGSWRLFYWAWFIAWAPFVGVFVARISKGRTIREFVLGVVLVPTIASCIWGAVFGNLGINLGEKGLMAIEKLQEAVATPEVGLFVVLGQYPLGFILSLVALVSLCAFFVTSANSGVYVLSMLSTDGAINPPNGRKILWGVIQSVMAIGLLMAGGLKPLQTISLVAAFLFIFVMFGTIAAFIKVLKEEKA from the coding sequence ATGGGAGAAAAGAAAGGTAAGAATACAGTTTTTTATGTATCACTGATTATCGTCGGCATTATAGCAGTCTGGTCAGTTGCATTTAATGATAGTTTTACGGTAGTAGCTAATGCGGCATTTAAAGTTTTGACCACAGATTTTGGATGGTTATATCTGATTTCTATGATTATATTCTTTGGCTTTATTGTATATTTTGCATTTGGAAAATATGGAAAAATTCGTTTAGGAAGCGATGATTCCAGACCGGAATACAGTAATATAACATGGTTTGGACTTCTATTTGGATGTGGAATGGGAGTTGGTCTTGTATTCTGGGGAGTAGCTGAGCCGCTTACTTATTATCTGAATCCGACAGATGGAATTGAGGCAGCATCTCAGGCATCTGCAAACTTTGCATTTGAGAATTTCTTTATGCACTGGGGAATTCTTCCATGGGCAAACTATGCAGTTATCGGTCTTGCACTTGCATACTTTATGTTCCGTAAGAACAAAAAAGGTTTGTTAAGTGTTATGCTTGAGCCGTTAATTGGTGAGAAGCTTGCAAATGGATGGCTTGGCAAGGTTGTTGATATTCTTGGTGTATTTGCGACAGTTGCAGGAGTTGTAACATCTCTTGGACTTGGAACATTGCAGATTAATGCCGGATTTAATTATTTATTTGGTGTCCCAATCAATTTAGTAGTAGAAATTATTATTATTATAATTGTATCATTTCTTTATATTGGATCCGCAGTATCCGGGCTGGATAAAGGAATTAAGATTATTTCTGATACAAACCTTTATGTTGCAATCGGACTTTTGGCAGTATGCTTTATAGTGGGACCAAAAGTAGAGACTTTGAATGCATTTGTAAATGGTATGGGTCAGTATATCGGTAATTTTATTCCAACTGCACTTAAGATTAATTCTTATAGTGACAATAGTTGGTTCGGAAGCTGGAGATTGTTCTACTGGGCATGGTTCATTGCATGGGCACCGTTCGTTGGAGTATTTGTAGCACGTATCTCTAAAGGACGGACTATTCGAGAATTTGTACTTGGTGTAGTACTTGTACCGACAATTGCTTCCTGTATTTGGGGTGCAGTATTTGGTAACCTTGGTATCAACCTTGGAGAAAAAGGTCTAATGGCGATTGAAAAGCTCCAGGAAGCGGTAGCAACACCGGAGGTTGGACTTTTCGTAGTGCTTGGACAATATCCGCTTGGATTTATTTTATCACTGGTAGCCTTGGTATCCTTGTGTGCATTCTTTGTAACATCTGCAAATTCAGGAGTTTATGTATTGTCTATGCTGTCAACGGACGGTGCAATCAATCCTCCAAATGGCAGAAAGATTCTCTGGGGAGTTATCCAGTCAGTTATGGCGATCGGACTTCTGATGGCTGGTGGATTGAAACCGCTTCAGACAATCTCACTTGTAGCAGCGTTCTTATTTATTTTTGTAATGTTTGGAACGATTGCAGCATTTATTAAAGTGTTGAAGGAAGAAAAGGCATAG